From the genome of Aerococcus sanguinicola:
TTCCAAATTGAGAGCCAAGCAGAAACTTTTCATGCTGGCTCTGCTTGATTATTCCGAATTTGAGGTGGTTGTTTGCAGCATGAAGACTTTATGCGTTTGGCCATAGCGGAAGCCAAGAAGGCGGAAGCTTTAGGCGAGGTACCGATTGGTGCGATTGTCGTTAAAGATGGCCAAGTGATTGGACGCGGCTATAACCTGCGCGAGCAGTCCAATGATGCCACAAGCCATGCGGAGATGCAGGCCATTCGTGAAGCCAACGCTTATTTGGATAATTGGCGACTGATGGATTGTGATATGTATGTCACTTTAGAACCTTGTCCAATGTGTAGCGGGGCAATTATTCTATCGCGGATTCGACATCTTTATTTCGGGGCTTATGATCCCAAGGCTGGCACAGTAGGTTCTTTGATGAACCTTGTTACTGATGAGCGCTTTAACCACCAAGTTGAAGTGACCAGCGGCCTTCTAGGAACAGCCTGCAGCGAGATGTTGACGTCTTTTTTTAGAAAATTGCGTAAGCAGCGTAAGCGGGCGTCACGGAAGCCTCGAAAGGAAGAAAACAACTTGCACTAATTATTCTTAAAAGAGCGGCTAGTTGTTGTCAGGCTATGCTTAGTAGTAGAAGATAAGGTATAATGATTCTTATAAAGGGGGGTGGAGCGATTGGCGAACCAAACGATTCAGCAGGTTGTTGATGCAGAAGCAAAAGCTAAGGGCATTAAAGCAGATTTTGAAGCCAAGTTAGAGCAATTACG
Proteins encoded in this window:
- the tadA gene encoding tRNA adenosine(34) deaminase TadA; protein product: MQHEDFMRLAIAEAKKAEALGEVPIGAIVVKDGQVIGRGYNLREQSNDATSHAEMQAIREANAYLDNWRLMDCDMYVTLEPCPMCSGAIILSRIRHLYFGAYDPKAGTVGSLMNLVTDERFNHQVEVTSGLLGTACSEMLTSFFRKLRKQRKRASRKPRKEENNLH